In the genome of Streptomyces fagopyri, the window GATTCCGAGGTGGTGCTCCATGCGCCAGATCCAGTCGGCGTTGCGCAGCGCCTTGCCCCTCTGCTCGGGCACGGCGTTGCGGATCAGCGAGTACGTCCAGTAACTCGCCGCGATGAGCAGGATCTCGAACCAGAAACGGGGGCGACGCGGAGTCCGCAGACGGTGCAGGAAGCCCTTCCCCGCACGGTCCCTTGCGACGGGGCGTGGAGCGGCCCGGTCCTGGCCTTCCAGTGTCGTCACGGTCGTCTCACCCATAGGCACAAAGTCTGCCAGAAAAGCGTTCCGCGACCGATCATCCCCTGGTCGGGTCCTGGCCGCACGTTCTGCACCGGGCGGACCACTACGCGCGGCGTAGGGAATCCCCCCGAGGGCTGTCCCGTGATCGCCGGTGGATCAGCGCGCGGCGTCGGACGCCGTGCGTCGCGAGGCGGAGGGTCGTCCTCGTACCGGGTGTGTCCGGGCGACCCCGACGACGCGGCGAGGTGCCGTGGCTGTCGTCGTGCGCCCGTCGGGGATCACGGGACAGCCCTCAGGGACGATTCCGGTCCCCAGGGGCCGAAGCGGTCGACCCGCGCACCACCAGTTCCGGCATGAACACGAACTCGCTGTGCGGTGCCGGAGTCCCCCCGATCTCCTCCAGCAGCGTCCGTACCGCCGCCTGCCCCATGGCCGGCACCGGCTTGCGGATCGTCGTCAGGGGCGGGTCGGTGAAGGCGATCAGCGGCGAGTCGTCGAAGCCCACGACGGATATGTCCTTCGGTACGTCCAGACCGCGCCCGCGCGCCGCCCGTATCGCCCCGAGGGCCATCATGTCGCTGGCGCAGACGACCGCCGTGCAGTCCCGTTCGATGAGCGCGGCGGCCGCGGCCTGCCCGCCCTCCAGGGTGTACAGCGAGTGCTGGACCAGTCGCTCCTCGACGTCGGCGGGAGCGAGCCCCAACTGTTCCTGCATCGTGCGCACGAAACCCTCGATCTTGCGCTGCACGGGCACGAACCGCTTCGGACCCAGGGCGAGCCCGATGTGGGTGTGCCCGAGCGAGACGAGGTGCGTGACCGCCAGGTCCATCGCCGCGCGGTCGTCGGGCGAGATGAACGGCGCCTGCACCTTCGGCGAGAACCCGTCGACCAGGACGAAGGGGACCCCCTGGGCGCGCAGCTGCTCGTAGCGCTGCATGTCCGCCGAGGTGTCCGCGTGCAGCCCGGAGACGAAGATGATGCCGGCGACTCCCCGGTCGACGAGCATCTCCGTCAGCTCGTCCTCGGTCGAGCCGCCCGGTGTCTGGGTCGCGAGGACCGGGGTGTACCCCTGGCGGGTCAGCGCCTGCCCGATGACCTGCGCCAGCGCGGGGAATATCGGGTTCTCCAGCTCGGGGGTGATCAGGCCCACCAGGCCCTCGCTGCGCTGCCGCAGCCGGACGGGGCGCTCGTAGCCCAGTACGTCGAGCGCGGCCAGGACGGACTGGCGGGTGGTCGCGGCGACGCCCGGCTTCCCGTTCAGGACGCGGCTGACAGTCGCCTCACTGACCCCCGCCTGGGCTGCGATGTCGGCAAGCCGTGTGGTCACGGGATGGGACTGTACCTGCCGGTTCTCGCCCTGCCCACCAACCAGACGCCGTGTGCGGGCGGTTGATCGGCCCGCTCCGGGCTGCTGCGTCATCGCGCTCCCTCGTGTTCTGGTCGGCTCGGCGTCGCGGGCGTGCGCCGCGGGAAGGGGTGGCTCCTGCAAGGCGCTGACGGGCCGATGATCCCCGTACCGGTCGGGTATGGCAAGAGCTTGCAGAGTCTTGCACAGGGGCTCCGCTGCCCGCTGAGCGGCCTCGGACAAGGGTTTCCGTACCATCGCCTACGGGTCACGGGCGGGTAACTCTCGGCAGTCCTTGCACTTTTTTGCTGCAAGGTCTTTCGCGCCGCTTACAACGCTGTTACGTTCACGTCGCCCGGCGGACGCAACGGCGCAGTCGGCAAGTCGGCAAGGGGAGCGGGCGGGACCGCTTCCCCACCCACTCGGGCTTTCACCCTCAAGGAGATCTCATGCGGCGTGGCATAGCGGCCACCGCGCTGGTGGCGTCCCTCGCCCTCGCGGCGACGGCCTGCGGCGGCAGTGACAGCGGCAGCGACAAGTCGGACGGCCCCACCACCATCACCTGGTGGGACACCTCCAACGCCACCAATGAGGCGCCGACGTACAAGGCACTGGCCCAGCAGTTCGAGAAGGCCAATCCGGACATCAAGGTCAAGTACGTCAACGTCCCCTTCGACCAGGCGCAGAACAAGTTCGACACGGCCGCCGGCGCCTCCGGCGCCCCGGACATCCTGCGCTCCGAGGTCGGCTGGACCCCGGCCTTCGCCAAGAAGGGCTACTTCCTGCCGCTGGACGGCACCGAGGCCCTCGCGGACCAGGCCAAGTTCCAGCCGAGCCTGATCGAGCAGGCCAAGTACGACGGCAAGACGTACGGTGTCCCGCTGGTGACCGACACCCTCGCGCTCGTCTACAACAAGGCGCTGTACAAGAAGGCGGGCATCACCGAAGCCCCCAAGACCTGGGACGACCTGAAGAAGGCCGCCGCCACGATCAAGCAGAAGACGGGCGTCGACGGCTACTGGGGCTCGACCCAGGCCTACTACGCGCAGTCGTTCCTCTACGGCGAGGGCACCGACACCGTCGACGCCTCCGCGAAGAAGATCACCGTGAACTCGGCCGCCGCGCAGAAGGCGTACGGGACCTGGCAGGGCCTGTTCTCCGGCAAGGGACTGCACAAGGCCGACACCACCGCCGACGCCTACGCCCACATCCAGGACGCGTTCGTCAACGGCAAGGTCGCCTCGATCGTCCAGGGCCCCTGGGAGATCACGAACTTCTACAAGGGCTCGGCCTTCACCGACAAGGCCAACCTCGGGATCGCCACCGTCCCGGCCGGCTCCACCGGCAAGGCGGGCGCCCCGACCGGCGGCCACAACCTCTCCGTCTACGCCGGGTCCGACAAGGCCCACCAGGCGGCGTCGCTGAAGTTCGTGAAGTTCATGACCTCGGCCGCCTCGCAGTCGACGATCGCGCTCAAGAACTCCACGCTGCCCACCCGTGACGACGCCTACACCAGCGCGGTCAAGGCCGACCCGGGCATCGCCGGCTACCAGACGGTGCTCGCCGCCGCCCAGCCGCGGCCCGCGCTGCCCGAGTACAGCTCGCTGTGGGGCCCGCTCGACACCGAGCTGCCGAAGATCGCGGGTGGCAAGGAGTCCCTGGACAAGGGCCTGAACAACGTCGAACTGGCGATCGCCAAGCTGGTCCCGGACTTCAGCAAGTGAGTCCGTGTGGCCGTCGGATCCCCTCCCGGGCGACGGGGGACGGGAGGGGATCCGACGGCCACCGGCGTGAGCACGGCCCCAACCCTGATCTTCCAGAAGGTGTCGAACCATGACAGTCGCCATCGACCGAGCGACCGGAAAGCGTGTCGGTGACCGCGGGTCACGCCCCGGTCCGTTCCAGCGTCTCAAGCGCGGGTACCAGAAGTACTGGTACGCGTACGCGATGATCGCCCCGGTGGTCGTCGTGCTCGGCGGACTGGTGCTGTATCCGCTGGTGCGGGGCCTCTACCTGACGCTCACGGACGCCAACAGCCTCAACTCCGCCCGCACGATCGGCGTCAACCACATCGACGCCACGTACAAGTTCATCGGCTTCGACAACTACAAGGACATCCTGTGGGGCCCGACGTCGTACGACCGCTTCTGGTCGCACTTCATCTGGACCATCGTGTGGACGGCGCTCTGTGTCGCCCTCCACTACTGCATCGGCCTCGGCCTCGCCCTGCTGCTCAACCAGAAGATGCGCGGCCGCACCTTCTACCGGCTGCTCCTGGTGCTGCCCTGGGCCGTGCCGACGTTCGTCACCGTCTTCGGCTGGCGCTTCATGCTCGCGGACGGCGGCGTCATCAACACCATGCTCGACGCGGTGCACCTGCCGTCGCCGCTGTGGCTGGAGGACACCTTCTGGCAGCGGTTCGCGGCGATCATGGTCAACACCTGGTGCGGTGTGCCCTTCATGATGGTCTCGCTCCTCGGCGGCCTGCAGTCCATCGACGCCACGCTGTACGAGGCCGCGGAGATGGACGGCGCGAACGCCTGGCAGCGGTTCCGCTTCGTCACCCTGCCGGGCCTCAGGTCGGTCAGCTCCACCGTCGTCCTGCTCGGCATCATCTGGACGTTCAACCAGTTCGCCGTGATCTTCCTGCTGTTCGGCAACACCGCCCCGGACGCGCAGATCCTCGTCACCTGGGCCTACTACCTCGGCTTCGGCCAACAGCCGCGCGACTTCGCGCAGTCGGCGGCCTACGGCATGCTGCTGCTGGCCATCCTGATCGTCTTCACCTCCTTCTACCGCCGCTGGCTGAACCGCAATGACCAGCAGCTCGCGATCTGAGGCGGGAGTCTCCATGAGTACCACCACCCTTCGGACGTCTCCGGCCGACCAGGTCCCCACCGGCACAAAGCCGTCCGCCAGGCCCCGCGGACGCGGCCGGCGCGGGCTCCTCGGCTCGCTCACCTCGCACGGCATCCTGATCGTCGCGAGCCTGATCGCGCTGTTCCCGATCGCCTGGCTGGTCTTCCTGTCCCTCGGCCCGGACAAGGACGACTACCTCCACCCCGGACGCATCTGGGACAAGATGACGTTCGACAACTACACCTTCGTGCTCCAGCACACGAACTTCTTCGAGTGGATGAAGAGTTCGCTCATCGTCTCGCTCGGGACCACGGTCATCGGTGTGCTGGTCGCGGCGACCACCGGCTACGCGGTGTCCCGCATGCGCTTCCCCGGCTACCGGAAGTTCATGTGGGTCCTCCTGGTCACCCAGATGTTCCCGATCGCCGTACTCATCGTGCCGATGTACGAGATCCTCTCGGACCTCCAGCTCATCGACAGCTACGTCGGTCTCGTCCTCGTCTACTGCTCGACGGCGGTGCCCTACAGCGCCTGGCTGCTCAAGGGCTACTTCGACACCATCCCGTTCGAGATCGACGAGGCCGGACGCGTCGACGGGCTGAGCCCCTTCGGCACCTTCTTCCGGCTGATCCTGCCGCTCGCCAAGCCGGGCCTCGCGGTCGCCGCCTTCTACAACTTCATCACCGCCTTCGGTGAGGTCGCGTTCGCCTCCACGTTCATGCTCGACGACTCGAAGTACACCTTCGCGGTGGGCCTGCAGAGTTTCGTCAGCGAGCACGACGCGCAGCGCAACCTGATGGCCGCCACGGCGGTGCTGATCGCGATACCCGTCTCGGCGTTCTTCTACCTCGTGCAGAAGAACCTCGTCACCGGTCTCACCGCCGGCGGAACGAAGGGCTGATCCGCCCGGAAGCCCCCAGGCTCCCGCGCGCTCGCCGCGCGCGGGTGGCGGCCGCGGTGTCCATCCGACCCCGCCGGCACCGCGGCCGCCTCGTTCCGCCACCCCGACGACGCACCTCCCTCCCCGAGCCCCGGCCCGCCCGGACGCGGGGGAGACCCCACCTCGAACTCCTCTCCCACCCTCGGCCTCGCCCGAGCGGGGGACCCCCACCGCATCAAGGACGCCATGAGCCAGCACTCCGCCGACCAGGCCCCGAACTCCGCCCTCGCCACCGTCGCCACCCGCCGCGACTGGTGGCGCGACGCGGTGATCTACCAGGTCTATCCGCGCAGCTTCGCCGACAGCAACGGCGACGGCATGGGCGACCTGGAGGGCGTACGTTCCCGACTGCCCTACCTGCGCGACCTCGGTGTGGACGCCGTGTGGCTCAGCCCCTTCTACGCCTCGCCGCAGGCCGACGCCGGATACGACGTGGCGGACTACCGGGCCGTCGACCCCATGTTCGGCAGTCTCCTCGACGCCGACGCCCTCATCCGTGACGCCCACGGTCTCGGCCTGCGGATCATCGTCGACCTGGTGCCCAACCACTCCTCCGACCAGCACGAGTGGTTCAAGCGCGCGCTGCGCGAGGGCCCCGGCTCCGACCTGCGGGACCGCTACCACTTCCGCCCCGGCAAGGGCGCGGACGGCGAACTCCCGCCCAACGACTGGGAG includes:
- a CDS encoding LacI family DNA-binding transcriptional regulator, whose amino-acid sequence is MTTRLADIAAQAGVSEATVSRVLNGKPGVAATTRQSVLAALDVLGYERPVRLRQRSEGLVGLITPELENPIFPALAQVIGQALTRQGYTPVLATQTPGGSTEDELTEMLVDRGVAGIIFVSGLHADTSADMQRYEQLRAQGVPFVLVDGFSPKVQAPFISPDDRAAMDLAVTHLVSLGHTHIGLALGPKRFVPVQRKIEGFVRTMQEQLGLAPADVEERLVQHSLYTLEGGQAAAAALIERDCTAVVCASDMMALGAIRAARGRGLDVPKDISVVGFDDSPLIAFTDPPLTTIRKPVPAMGQAAVRTLLEEIGGTPAPHSEFVFMPELVVRGSTASAPGDRNRP
- a CDS encoding extracellular solute-binding protein; this encodes MRRGIAATALVASLALAATACGGSDSGSDKSDGPTTITWWDTSNATNEAPTYKALAQQFEKANPDIKVKYVNVPFDQAQNKFDTAAGASGAPDILRSEVGWTPAFAKKGYFLPLDGTEALADQAKFQPSLIEQAKYDGKTYGVPLVTDTLALVYNKALYKKAGITEAPKTWDDLKKAAATIKQKTGVDGYWGSTQAYYAQSFLYGEGTDTVDASAKKITVNSAAAQKAYGTWQGLFSGKGLHKADTTADAYAHIQDAFVNGKVASIVQGPWEITNFYKGSAFTDKANLGIATVPAGSTGKAGAPTGGHNLSVYAGSDKAHQAASLKFVKFMTSAASQSTIALKNSTLPTRDDAYTSAVKADPGIAGYQTVLAAAQPRPALPEYSSLWGPLDTELPKIAGGKESLDKGLNNVELAIAKLVPDFSK
- a CDS encoding carbohydrate ABC transporter permease: MTVAIDRATGKRVGDRGSRPGPFQRLKRGYQKYWYAYAMIAPVVVVLGGLVLYPLVRGLYLTLTDANSLNSARTIGVNHIDATYKFIGFDNYKDILWGPTSYDRFWSHFIWTIVWTALCVALHYCIGLGLALLLNQKMRGRTFYRLLLVLPWAVPTFVTVFGWRFMLADGGVINTMLDAVHLPSPLWLEDTFWQRFAAIMVNTWCGVPFMMVSLLGGLQSIDATLYEAAEMDGANAWQRFRFVTLPGLRSVSSTVVLLGIIWTFNQFAVIFLLFGNTAPDAQILVTWAYYLGFGQQPRDFAQSAAYGMLLLAILIVFTSFYRRWLNRNDQQLAI
- a CDS encoding sugar ABC transporter permease, with amino-acid sequence MSTTTLRTSPADQVPTGTKPSARPRGRGRRGLLGSLTSHGILIVASLIALFPIAWLVFLSLGPDKDDYLHPGRIWDKMTFDNYTFVLQHTNFFEWMKSSLIVSLGTTVIGVLVAATTGYAVSRMRFPGYRKFMWVLLVTQMFPIAVLIVPMYEILSDLQLIDSYVGLVLVYCSTAVPYSAWLLKGYFDTIPFEIDEAGRVDGLSPFGTFFRLILPLAKPGLAVAAFYNFITAFGEVAFASTFMLDDSKYTFAVGLQSFVSEHDAQRNLMAATAVLIAIPVSAFFYLVQKNLVTGLTAGGTKG